The window gaAAACTagactttttttattaaatacacaAAATCGAACTCATTTAAACAAGCTCTCAACTCAAATTTTTTGTTCAAGAAGGAGCTTGTTTCATTTGTTTGCCACAAACAACCATTACTATTGGGTGGTTAGAAACATGGAGAAATATTACCAGTATTATACTACGATTGATTATTATTGTTGTGCCATGTGTGATAGGAGGGGTTCAAAAGATGGTTGACCCACGAGACTTGGATCCCATCTCAGTGATCTCACTGCTGTAAACTCTAAACTCAGGACTTGTTCAGCTCTTTTGCTTTTAGCCCACCAGTGAGTCAATAATCTATTCATCTCTGACCATATTACACTACACGCCTTTGCCTTCTTCTAGAACGTAGGACATTTGTTAAGTTTGTTCTGCATGCCACACTTAATACTATAATAACCCCCTTGACACCCGGCACCTTCATTCCCATCTCGACTGTTACTCTGTTTAATAATAAAGCTTCACAcatagagctgtaattcgagccgggcggctcgcgagctcgcccggctcgaactcgtttaagtagGCTCGACTTCGGCTCGTTTAGTTgaacgagccgagctcgggcAAAGGTTccgactcgtttaattaaatgacccggctcggctcgactcgtgaaattaaacgagccgagttcgggtagaggtttaagctcgattaagtgtaaaattaaacgagccgctcGCCCGACTCgctaaaaccggctcgtttagctaaacgagccggctcgactcgactcgtgaaattaaacgagtcgagttcgggtagggatttaggctcgattagttaaacgagccggctcggctcgactcgattaacttcggctcgaattacgcccggctcgaaactcggctcgcTCGGCCCGAATTACACCCCTATTCACACAAATCACAACTCATTCGCAGTTTCGCACCATCTTCTTcacaataaacaaataaataaacaatCGTGTGCCCAGACTCTAGTATAATTCATATctgtattaaaattataaaacatgGTCGATAGTGTTTGATAAAATCATTGACTAGATTTATCTAAATCCCGGAGTTGTAAATTATTCTCTCGGCTTTTTTTTAGTTGTAAATTAATACtcctataattaatatttaattttgatcttttatagaaattttattaaaacaccattttttttgggtttgtctagtgtgtgtgcATGGACACATGCTATGCGCATGATACtcaattttatagatttgagacattttgattggtgtggttgttacATATGCAAAGAGGTCCatcattattattgaaaaacaataaCTAATCAAAATGAGTCGAACTTATGAAATTTAgtacttagcatgtgcccatgaccCCGCactagaaaaatcattttttttataccgAAAGCAGGCAGTAACAAGAAATTTAATGAGAACAAGCGTAAAAGTCTAGTACCCACATGTGTGACCGTGTGAGTGCTTTGATTAATTTGAACCACTTTCTAAGATCCAAGTAGAAAATATatctgatgaagaaaaattcaaaaaataaaggaAACTTCTTGTTTTGTTCAATTCAAGACTTTCAAACTAAGTTGAATGTTAAATTTTGACTTCACCCATGATATCAGCAGATATGTAATAGTATCTCTGTACAagttttatattgtatatatcaCATGAACAAATTCATGGAGTATATGATAATTATTGTTTAGGTTATTTCCTCGATTTCCACCTTTCCGGAAGCTTGACTAAAGATTATTTTGGTGCTTAATATATGTATAACGTGGACCATACCATCCTCTTTCCGTCTGCTGAATGGAACTCGTGCTTCCTTCACAGATATTTAACTTACTtgacattttattattatatattataatcagaTATGATAATGAACtttaaatacaataaaaaaaaaattctatatcaTCATCTCTTCAGAACCCACCTCCCACACACTCAATCCATATCGGACCCATTAAAAGTCTTAACAAGACTCTGGATAGGACtcaaagaattttaaaaatatgaatttacgtttaagtttatatttagtAGTTTATATTCCCTTCGCTTCTTTTACATGTcaattttgacttttgattagtcaattaactgaaatttacatgtatcatataattggacaaaataataaaaattatatcatgaaaaaatatatttaatttgtttcaatatacaactttcagattttaatgataataaatagataatttataatttttaatcgaAAATTGGTCAATTATACTCcttcaaaatcaaaatgcaATTAGGCTAAAACTCAATATTTTCAAACAAATCGAATGAGATGATGAGCTAAAAACTCCCGACATATCCCACGCTAACCTTAACCTAAAGTCCGCTAACCTTAACCTAAAGTCCCGTGTTGGTGACTCGCTTGGTCTTCCCGGTTCTTGAGTCATGATATAAAAggttaagtgggtgtttggataCCATGCTTCTGGGCTTAAAAATGGCATAAGCCCACCTCCACTTATTTGCTGCCCGTTTGGCAAACTATATGAAGGGCTTAAATATTGTAATAAAAGCCTAAGAAAAAAGCCAGAGAACCAAGCTTTTTTCCGGGACTTGACTTATATTTTCTTCCGTACAGTATTGCTTAATGTTTTAGATCCCATGCAATTCTGATACTAAAGGCAATTCTGCTACTAAAGAAACATTGTAAAATCTGAAGTATATGAATCCACACACGAGACCATATATACGAGAGATGatctcaaaaaaaatttaattaattcatgacTCAAGATGCATaataaatcttaaatttattattataataatttttaataataaaatttatatttataaaatatttcatgtataaataataaaaggtcttatattattataatttattttttaatagaaacaaattattatattataaaattgcgaaactataccaacttataagttaagttatccaaacgcTTATAAAACTTCTGGTAGCTTATAAGTTATGATAACCAAACACTTCTGATAGTTTATAAGTTCACACCAACTTCTTACTTTTAAtacacttctttattttaagcaataagtcacttcttttaaactcagccaaacagctaggggtgatcgcggtgcgggcggtgcggtttttcgctaaaaccgcgaaccaaaccgcgcatgcggtttggttgaaaactcaaaccgcaaccgcaccacgctagcataaaaaccacgtaaaccgcaccacaaaaatgcggtgtggtgcggtgcggtttgtgcggtttgtatgcttaagaataaatatttttagttgaagttagaaataaaatttaaatatacaataattaaaaactttgcATGTAATGAAattgatatttatcatttcagagctacaacaactactaaaataacacaatcaaaagtgtaaatatgataataaatatgagtactaactattaagagacatattataataatataataatttcatacaaatttggtataatagtaatgcgagattgataaaataataattaactattatttgaagagatttaacaaacatatataacataattataaataatatatatgtataatataattttatttaacaatcactaatatatatatatatatatatatatatatatattataatattgcggtgcggtgcggtttgaaccgcactactaatatgtcaaaccgcaatccgcaccgcaccgcgcggtttgtgaaaaattcaaaccgcaaccgcaccacgaaaattaaaaaccacattttgtggtgcggtttggtgcggtgtgggcggtttatgcggtttggGCGGTTTATGCGTCACCCCTACAAACAGCCCCTAAGAATtctcaatttttaataatttatttttatttttgaaatttgattttataaaaacgtaaaagatcattttaaaataatttataatatttattatattaatagattttatatccgataatttatgaatataaaaaaattctaagcacataaaataaaaattacatttcaCTTATAAATGTCTTATCACTTATAAacacaaaacattttttttcagCTTAGGCGAAATCCCTATAATTTGTGtctgtattttattttgttggcAGACCATTTTTACTGAGCTTATAATCCACTTATTTTGACTGGTTTCCCTGACAGTGCCCCTTTAAATGCTTAAAACGAGCTTCACAATCAAATCCTTAATTTAGGCTTTTGTGGGACCTCAAACATAGTAGAGTATAAGTGACATTGCAGCCCAGTGCCAAATATTTGGGAATCTTGGCACCTAATTCCCACCTCCCACGTTGTTGTGTCCCCCCAAGTCAGGAATGCTCTAATTCCCCACCAGGACTCCGTAAAATTGTTGTATTTTTCTCACCGTTCCGGGAGTTTCAACTAATTACTGAAAGCTGGGAGTTGGTCCCAAATgtcttatattttaacaccaaaaTGTCTCTATTATTACCTTAAAATGTCTCTATTGTTACCTTCTAATATAATGACTCCAACTATCCCTTCAAAAGGCAACTTCGTGTTGTGCCTTATAAAAAAGTAACGTCAAGTCATGTTTTCAGTTGAAAACGCAACTTGAAGTCGTGTTTCctatgaaaaatcaaaatacaaTTTCAAATCATGTTTTGAAGTAACAGTTGAGACTATTATTCCAAAAAATGACATTGAGGCCCATTTAGCTTAAAATAGTGACTTTTGGAATTTTGTCCTCCTAAAAGCTTCACTAATAACATAAATACATAATAGTGGTGGAATTTATACATTGGGCTTAGATATGCTAATATTTGAAACTCTTAATATGCATCCCAGCCTTGTAGAGTGGTGGATAGCTATCGATCCCTTGTCTTGTTAACAATGCAAGATGTCGAGGGTTCAAGCCACCATGGAGTCTTCGAAGTCTCCGCATTTAAAATATCGAAATTGATCATAACTGAAAATACCTATTACTTGTTAAGATCAGACTTCTCACCCAGCGAAATTTGAAAAGAGCGTTTATACTACTGGTTTGGAACTCTGGCGTGGGTTGGACAGGTTCCACTTGTTCAGCTATGAGTTCCAGACCTTTCAATGCAATGATCTCCTCTTGAAGGAAGGAACTCGCTTCACTTGCACCATCATCATCTGGGGAAGCTAAAAGGCATATAAAATACTTAAGATGTTGACAAGAATAGATACGACTGATatcatatgtaaaaaaaaaaaaaagaagcagaagttgagGCTgacttagtgggtgtttggcccgGTCTTTTAAGCCTGGGCTttgaacttataagttagaagcacttatttgtaccgtttgtataaaaagtcaagaagtacgATAAAAAGCTACCAGCTTTTGTTTCATGGTTtgtacttatttctcaaacactttaatcacatataagtcttaacttgcttttaacatctacttcacttttttactataagtaaaaatcacttattttaagctcacccaaacggcacCATTGACTTCTTACATTTTATCTATTCATTTGATAAGATGATTCAGAGCCTATCTAGCCTCAAACTAAAGCAGTATAACAAAGCATATAACTAGAATTACTCAGATAAAGCAGGACAAGAATTAAGGATGATCAATGgaataaaacaacaaaaaataggcTTCATTGAATAAACCACAGAACCACTCTTGAACTGTAACTACAAGgattaacatataatatttaatacatataaattatcttCATAATTTCTTTTCCTGCATCATTAGGAAAGAGGAAAGCAAGATGCCCGTCAACTGAATGTAGGAGCTGAAAAGTTGACAATCCATGGATATCCTGACTATTTAACAAGTGAGTCACCATTTGGCCTACAGAGTCACAGACACACAGGAATGAATGGACTCTGGTGTTGACAGTGTCATATTTGTAGAATTTTGATAAAACACATACCAAAATTTGAGAAACAGGAACATAGAGTTTAGTATATTATCATTTACAGCAAAATTACAGATATGGGGcaagtaaaaactaaaaacttgaAGGGCTTAAATTTCCAAATACAACAAAGCTTATAGAATAAACGTGATCAGTTGTAactaactaaatttttttaccaATCAAGTGACGACTTCAATTTAGATCCCATTCCCATAGACGTTCTAGTAATAGAAGTATACTACAATGGTTCTTTAAAGGTAAAAAAAGATTCAATTCACATATATTGAACATTTAAAATACTTCCTATACCTATGGCTGTTTTTAGTGGCTGTGATTCAACCCTAAAACCCGAAACTGTTTCAAATCTGGGGAGGCTAGTTGTTACAAGGTTCTTTTTAGCCTGATTTCACTTAACTGTAGTATTTTGGAATCCATATTACCACTGCCTTACTGCCACATACAAAAGGTCTTGCAGATCTAGGTTCATTCCGAGCATCGCTAGTCGCAAGTGCCTTATACTCCAACATCATCGAACCTTTTAATCTTTTAAATGCATCATCATTCTTCAGTCTGGCCTAATTTATACCATAAATCACAACCGACATCTCCTTTGATGTTTGTTTCATTACTTTAAGTCTTCTTTCACACATGAAATTTTTTCAATGTCATACACATTACACAGACCTTCCATACGAGTTTGAGTGTATACGAGGGTCAAACTGTCTACAGGACAGCAacatatatttaagaaaataaatagccATGGGAAAAGATGCAAACTCAGATTATAACATTAATCTCTGGGAGTCATATGACACTAAGCATTCTTCTAAAGTTCGAGTAACTGTTCTGAAAACCACTGGTAAGATGTTAGCAATTGTGCACTACATAATCATATAGAAAAATGTAAGAATGGAGGAAAGTAATGTTGCAACTTATAGCTTACACAGTTACACTCCACTAATAAGAAACTGCATTTAGTAAACTAGATGCGTCATGTCCAATGTGGATAATAGGACAGGGATTTATAGTTCACAAGGGGATTTCTACACCcttttttgttcctttttcttaTTCTGACAAATAGACATCAGAATATcagttaattttaaaatataatatacaagcCATACAGTTTTTATCGCCAGCAATAGGTTGCATAAAATATAAGAGTGGGTCATCAAATAGAAGTAGGCAGTTCAATGTCTTTACGAAAGTTTAGGACAGCTATCCACAAAATCATGCATGGGGGCTGGAACATATTACAATAAATTTTGCATGTAGGAAATTTTTCACATGCCAGAAATCTGAGACCAAACAGATAGATACACCatcatatttgaattttaactgTATCCATCCAGTTATGTGTTTGCAACTTTTATATAGTACCAAACAGATAAATGTAGCAAACATAAGGCTAAAAGCACAATTATGTAAGAtaatatatcattataattCAACGTgacaatttaaaacaattaaggaTTTAAGGGTGCTTCAGACTGATCAAATGAGAATTTCACTTTCAGACCATGAGCAAGCACTCTTTCCTTCTTGTATTGGTCTGTGTACACTAATGACTGACAAAAGAGATACTTTATTCATGAACTCAAGATGAAATGTAAAGTAACCTTTTGGTAAATCCTGTGAAAAGTAAACAATTGCACCAGGAGCGAAGCCAGCAGAGTAGAAGTCCTGGGACATATCCTTAATTTGCTTCTTAGGAGGAGTGGTATCTGAaagatgattaaatattttaagttaaacacatatatacatacctaataagaattttttttatattcttaatgcttacatatataaaatgggAGCTCTGTCCGTGCAAGGACTTTCTTTAGAAGATCATATATGActataatgttgtgtttggttagagcgaatgaaaatggagggaatggaatgagatttgaatgtataataatttcattccttccagcattccattcctatcacccttaactagagctcaaaccctacattttgtgaaggaatgctccatttTTTATCATACTTATATTCTACCCAAatcttatcatacaaaatttgcactcactcataTTTTCAAAGTCCTCCCTCCTAcactctattattttcttttatttatactcattccattccattcaccccaaccaaacacaacataagagttGAATGGACTCTGATGGATGAAATGTCACTTCCAGTGTGTGGTTGTGTGGGAACCGGACCCACAGCCTgcacaataataattatttttattctctAATCTTACATGTTGAAAGTGCCAATTTAACTTAACAACTCAAGCCTAATCTTAGACTAGTACCAACTTAACTCAACAACTCAAACCTAATCTTAGATCAGTTGACTGGAGCAAACTATGTTGCTGATAAACTATAAAGATAGTATCTGAGAAACTAATTATCAGTTTAGAACCTTGGTTAACCTTGACCTGCGAGCAGCTTCTTCTGCTTCTCGAATTTTCGAGTCTTTAAAACCTTATCTCTTCAATTGTCAATCACCACTAATAAATACATCTGTAACAATTATCACATAGCATAACGATCTCAACAAACATAAATTACACTACAAATAGTACACCAAAAGTTGACTCATATCCTGACTATTTCAATGCTGATAAGGTACCTGCTTTTTCGGACCCAAAACACGATAATAATCCTCGGGAGTAAACTCATACatgtcatcatcctcatctgTTACAAAGGGGAACAAGAGCTTAGATAGCTTAATGAGGCCAAAACATTTTTCGAAAATAAAGAAATGGGTATGTACCATTATTTGAAGCATGAATTGAACCTGTGAAATAACAGAAGTTTCGAAAACACGAATATCTCGTCCTAGTTTCTGCCTAGCTGCCTCAAGCTTTTCCTGAATCGCTTGAATAAATCAATCAGCATAACCCACATAACTAAATTCAAATCAATCAGCAagccatatatacatatataaattaagtcTGCCTGAAGCTTGTATAGTTAAAGAATAAATCTTGTAAGACcataaaaataagtgaaaaacAAGTATAGAGATATGGGCTGTAAGTTAACAGAGCGAATAGCAGATTTAAATGACGGAAAACTGTACCTAATGATTCTGTGTCCATGGGATCAACGAACGAGGCTGCAAACCCAAATGCCAAACACGGTCTTCTGAATCAAAGGAAATGCTACTATATGCCATGTTCGAAAGGGGTAAAATGGCTGATTCATAACTGTAGTCTCCGGTGACTCATAACTGTAGTCTCCGGTGACTTACAAGGAGTCCCCTGTGGGGCTGGTTTGGGGCGGGGATTGTGATTCCCGCACGCCgttcctatatatttttatttttatgagtagtgctaggtgaACAAAATTGTGTACAGAATTTTTGCACATAATGATGTGGAAATAGAGGTGATGGATTTTAATTGGGTGGTTGATGTAAATACAGGGGGTccattccaattaaaatccaacacatgtcattatgtacaaaattttgtacccatttatgtgcaccaagcattttcctatTTTTATTTGTCCGATCATCCGTAATGGTAcaagtaataattttttaatctttttttttgaagaaaaaaagataattcaatgaataatagccatacgacatctacaagaatgatcgaatCGAACGAACGttgaaaaaattaacatgcttGTCTTCATAtccaagatgagacaaataagcgatgttgaaattgacgatggtacatgtatagatgtttgctctgtgttcaccattttttccaaaaactctgcttgagctatcaaccacaaatgcaattcccaAAAGGCtttatcgataaatccaaaccactctcacaaaaggagagaaaaatcacacactctcaccagggagagaaatcaaactataataaaaaaaaactaaaacaattagatctgcaccacgaTTCTTGggagataatcgatccacccacaaatccaaaaagacCTATGGAATAAGAACGACAATCGAAAGTTTCGGTGATATAGATTTAATAAAACTTTCCCTGAAgaaggagatttattaagaaaatcaatgaaaaaacAAGAACAATCAAAGAACTAGCAATCAAAAGgaaagatttggggctttccaccggaaatCGATGGAAGCCCCGTCGGAGATGAAAAGAGAGAGACGGCTAGAGAGAATAGAGAAAaagaatgtaatattaataattttttaatcttcATTCCTTTTGTTAGGATATTGTTTAAATTACAATGACATTAGATAATTGCTATTTTACAGTCGCGGCTGCTTAGGTGTATTTTAGTGGGtgctatttataatttataatcaatATGAAGTGCAAGAGCATTTATTGCATACACAATTTTTATTAGAGATGTACACGGTACGGTTTGGAACCACGAAGGTGcggttttaaaaattgaaaatcgaAACCAAACCAAGTATCATTGATGCGGTTCGGTTTATAATATGATCGGTTTTGGTTTCATATGATGCGGTTCGGTTATCAAACCGCGAAAAGTCCGagaaattaaaaatcatgatatGAACACTTGAGTACGGAAAACAAAATAAAGTTTAACTTGGTCATTTTTGGAAAAATTTTATGATCTCTAAGAGGATGTCCAGTATTAATCTCTATAATACGACGCATCATAGAGACTCTAGGGTGACCTAATCTTTCCTGTCAAAGGGTAAATGATTTTGGATCTTTGAGTTTCAAAGTATTGACATTGTGTGACTCCATGATTTTGATTTTCATCATATATGATCCCGAGGAAAGTGAATGAAActtttctaagattttcttATTGCTAGAAATAGCAGAAGTAATATGAAGAAATTCATTACTAGCCTTAGAAGTGGTTTCAATGTGAAAATTGTCAAATCTGATATCTTTAAAATTAAGAACATTTCTAACGAACTTactagaaaataatgaatttggAATATGTACGTGTGT of the Daucus carota subsp. sativus chromosome 4, DH1 v3.0, whole genome shotgun sequence genome contains:
- the LOC108217228 gene encoding plant UBX domain-containing protein 1-like, which produces MWEKLEAARQKLGRDIRVFETSVISQVQFMLQIMMRMMTCMSLLPRIIIVFWVRKSRLWVRFPHNHTLEVTFHPSESIQLLFIYDLLKKVLARTELPFYIYTTPPKKQIKDMSQDFYSAGFAPGAIVYFSQDLPKASPDDDGASEASSFLQEEIIALKGLELIAEQVEPVQPTPEFQTSSINALFKFRWVRSLILTSNRYFQL